The following DNA comes from bacterium.
TGCGCCGTCAGCGCCGCCGTCGCGATCGGCGCCGGCGAGTAGGCGCCCATGCCGCCGGTGTTCGGCCCGCGGTCGCCGTCGAGCGCACGCTTGTGGTCCTGTGAGCCTTCGAGCGGCAGCACCGTCGTGCCGTCGGTGATGGCCATGAACGAGAGCTCCTCGCCCTCGAGGAACTCCTCGATCACCACGCGCGTGCCCGCGTCGCCGAACAGGCGCGTGCGCATCACCTGGTCGATGGCGTCGCGCGCCTCGGCGAGCGTCGGGCAGATGAAGACGCCCTTGCCGCTCGCGAGCCCGTCGGCCTTCACGACCACGGGCGCGCCGACCTCGGTGACCCAGCGCTCGGCCTCGTCGGCGTCGGTGAAGGCGCCGAAGAAGGCCGTCGGCACGTCGAGCTTGCGCAGCAGCTCCTTGGTGAAGACCTTCGAGCCCTCGAGCTGCGCCCCGGCGGCGGTGGGACCGAAGGCGCGCAGGCCGGCTTCGGCGAAGCGGTCGACGAGGCCGAGCGTCAGCGGCAGCTCGGGCCCGACGACGGTGAGCCCGATGCCCTCGTCCTGCGCGAAGCGCACGAGCGCCTTCACGTCGTCGGCCGGGATCGGGACGCAGGCGGCCTCGGCGGCGATGCCGGCGTTGCCGGGCGCGCAGTAGACCTTCGTCACGCGCGGGCTGCGCGCGATCTTCCAGACCAGCGCGTGCTCGCGCCCGCCCCCACCGACGACGAGGACCTTCATCGCATCAGTGCCGGAAGTGCCGGACGCCGGTCAGGATCATCGCCGCGCCGCGCGCGTCGGCCGCGGCGATCACCTCCGCGTCGCGCGTGCTGCCGCCCGGCTGCACGAACGCCGTCGCGCCCGCCGCGGCCGCCTCCGCGAGCCCGTCGGGGAACGGGAAGAACGCGTCGCTCGCCAGCGCCGAGCCCCGGAGCCCGACGCCGAGGCGGCCGGCGCGCGCCACCGCGTTGCGGATCGCCTCGACGCGCGACGTCTGCCCGCCGCCGATGGCGAGCGTGCGGTCGGCGGCGGCGAAGACGATGGCGTTC
Coding sequences within:
- the purD gene encoding phosphoribosylamine--glycine ligase; the encoded protein is MKVLVVGGGGREHALVWKIARSPRVTKVYCAPGNAGIAAEAACVPIPADDVKALVRFAQDEGIGLTVVGPELPLTLGLVDRFAEAGLRAFGPTAAGAQLEGSKVFTKELLRKLDVPTAFFGAFTDADEAERWVTEVGAPVVVKADGLASGKGVFICPTLAEARDAIDQVMRTRLFGDAGTRVVIEEFLEGEELSFMAITDGTTVLPLEGSQDHKRALDGDRGPNTGGMGAYSPAPIATAALTAHVMRDVMAPVVAGLARQGIVYKGVLYAGLMVHEGRAKVLEFNVRFGDPEAQVLLMRLGSDLVELMERTLDGTLAGTTVAWDPRAAVCVVMAAEGYPGAVEKGRPIEGLDDLRGWRNGMVFHAGTARRDGQIVTDGGRVLGVTALGETIEHAVGEAYAGVDRIRCRGMHHRRDIGHRALVRVERGRRP